The genomic DNA TATACTTAAAATTCCGCTCCCGCAGCCCACATCTAAAGCTATCTTGCACTCTTTTAAATTTATATATTTACTAATCAAATTTAAGCAGGAGCTTGTGCTTTCATGATGACCAGAGCCAAATGCAAGAGCAGGATCTATAATTATATCTATAAAACCATCTTTTTGTTCTTCCCAGCTAGGTCTTATATAGAATTTACCGGAGGATACAGGCTTAATGCCTTTTTTATACTCATTGATCCAATCTATATTATCTTTGATCTCTAAGCTGGTGGATATATCAGATCCGATTCGTCCAGCAAATTCCTCTAAACCCCAGGATATATTGCTTAGATCGTCTTCATCTCTTAGTATAAAGCCGTTTTCTATCTCTTCTATGCAAGTAGCGCCTAGTTCAAACGCAAACTCTTTTAGAACATCGCTTTTACGGCTTAAAACTTTTAGTTCAAAAAACTTTTCTTTCATTAATTAAGAACG from Campylobacter fetus subsp. fetus includes the following:
- a CDS encoding 50S ribosomal protein L11 methyltransferase, whose translation is MKEKFFELKVLSRKSDVLKEFAFELGATCIEEIENGFILRDEDDLSNISWGLEEFAGRIGSDISTSLEIKDNIDWINEYKKGIKPVSSGKFYIRPSWEEQKDGFIDIIIDPALAFGSGHHESTSSCLNLISKYINLKECKIALDVGCGSGILSIALAKLGLAVDACDTDEQAVLSSTDNARKNGIKFNNIWTGSITDSNGRYDVVVANIIADVILLLSKDLKMHVNNNGYLILSGILTKYKDRILQAFGDLELVWNITQNEWESFIFKNKDKNGK